The Trichomycterus rosablanca isolate fTriRos1 chromosome 6, fTriRos1.hap1, whole genome shotgun sequence DNA segment TCTAAATAATTacacatatacagatatatatatatatagcctaTATAATGCCTTtatctgtcatatatacatttaaaggtgtacagtacaatgaaattctttcttcacatatcccagcttgtttggaagcagagaggattaagtgccttgctcatgggcccaacagtggctgcatggcagagctggtactcaaactctcaacctttcagttgatagcccaaagccctacccattaggctaccactgtctaccactaaagtgcaggtgcaattgataaataataaataataggtccagtgtGTAGCCTggggtgttggtggtgttagcGGTGTAGTGTGGTTTTTAGTAAAGTAATTAAGGTGGGATAGAAACTGTTCGTGAGCCAACTGGTCCTGGCATGTATGCCCCTGCATCTCCTCCATAGGTAAAACCATAATGTCTCAAAATCTCTAAACAATAGAGCAAACAGTTTATGGTTGCATAACGTGGTGTTATCtaccagcttttttttttaactctatgcCTGAAAGCTCATTAAATTTCAGGTTTTTCCTGCTCCCAACACACCTGATTTAGCTCATGAGCTAAAATAAACGGGACCAGAGAATGTTGTTAGCCTTCAGGACTGATGTTTAGAAACCCTGCTTTAGACCACAGTAAAATAAATGCTTACGGTCTTTGTTGTGAACAATCTGGAAGTTTTTGACAGAGGCTTGTGTGACTCTGCCATTGAAGTTAAGCACGTGTGATGAAGTCTCCTCATTCCACACAGGCGTCTTGTTACGAAGCTCAATTAGGTTCTCCATGTTCCTATTCTGGTGTCGAGTCAACAGGCCATCGGTTTCCTGTAAAAATGTGAAACGGGGTGAACCTAATGTCACTACATATTTGGTGTTTTATAAGTAATATAAATGGCTGACAAATTATGGTTTTCTTTTTAGGAAAGCTGTACAAAAGCAAGCCAACTGTACAAAGCACTAAAACCATTTATACCAGTAAGCTACAactacgttttttttttctgttggtCAGTGCAATTGGTAAACCAGCACAGAATATCCTAATTAAAGTACCATGTTATATTTGGCACATACATGGCTTGAGGTGCTGTTTTATGCTGCTTTGTAGCACATAGTATGGCACACACCTCAATAACATAATTCATACAGGTAAAAAGGTGACCATGTGAGTTGGCAGAGTTGGCATGTACAAACCAAGGTTTGGGCTagatttatgttttaaaatatgcagTGGGAGAAATGTCATAAAAAATCTTAATTCCACCCCAGTCAGGACTTCACGGCagtgcagtgggtagtgctgttgcttcacagcaaaaagggcctgggtttgattccctggctgaGTGTTCAGAGTCCTTCCTGtgaagagtttgcatgttttatcgGTGTCccagtgggtttcctccaggtgctccagtttccactcacaagtccaaagacatgcagtcaggccaattggagctactaaaattgcccttaaTAAGATTATGTGGACTGATGACCCGTCCAGGTTATTTCCTACATTTTACAGAGTAAAACAGAACCACTGCAACTGTGACCGGAAAAAGTGGTGGTTAAACAAAcagtgaattaattaatgttcAACATATGTTGTATAGTTTTAGGGCCATAAAAGGTTAAAAGACATCAGGGGGCAGTAAATGATAATGGTGGAGTGTAAATACTACTAAATTAATTATGACGGTTGGTTTTGCTTACATTGCGTGGTCTGATTGGTACTCTCTCGCCATCCTTGTTCATGCCTGGGATGATGACAGTCATTCGTCTTGGACCCTTCATTCCTAACACATTAGTCTCCTAAAAGAGCAAAAAATGAATTGTGCACTAATTGGTAGAgtcattataatattaataagcaTTTAGCATCAAGTAATGGTACCAATGTAGTCTTACATATATAATGGCTGCTAGCTCCTGCCTTGCATTTGACATGTCAGGAAGGGCTCGGTCAGGATGCAGTGCATTATCAAATACTGTGAACTTAGTGCCCATTAGATTAGATCTGCAAAAAGTCATACAAATTAAAGTGTATTAAATAGTCAATTTAGCAAGTActgtttaaatatttcaatacaTAGATTTCTAGTGGTTTTAAGTTTTTGTCTCAAGACGCAAGAAGAAAATGATAGACATGCAATTCAACTGCCTTACTAGCGCCATCTGTTGGTGGTGTATAAAATTGCATtgctttctttacatttacagcatttagcagacgcctttatccaaagcgacttacagtgcagtcatagtatacagtctgagcaatttagggttaagggtcttgctcaagagcccaacagcagtaaTCTCGCAGTgctgggccttgaaccagcgaccttctgattacaagtccagtaccttaaccactaggctacagtgtGCCCTGTAGTTCGGTTCTTTTGGTCCAAACCAACCAAAGAAATGATACATTGTTAAATTTTAGTTCTGGTTTACCTCGCATTTAcactcatttaaaatgaaaaagtgaCGTATGATGCACATATGACGTATTTTGCGAGCCTGTCGCCATGTAAGTTTTATATAACACAGTACACTGAGAATGTGTATACCTGGTGGTATTTTACCAACTAGAAACACAGCAAGATGTAGTAAAATGGATAAAGAAGTAAATACAGTGCCAGAAATTCCCCCGCTGCACACCAAAGaagatacagtagacccttgacacacatcacatttcagtagagtacgtgtgctgtaccatacaccatattacatttccttctttaataaaatgtatctaccagaaacaacaacagctctcatatttctctattatttccttctttaattcaatactgttgtattttgtaggtgtaattgcacgaaagaaagaatactttactcagcggacttccttcttctctctcactcactgccccctctgtctgatacacagtgacacctactggctgGAGTAACAACACAACtatgctttctctgcaccttatttggggacattttaatatagaattttatatatagaaatataaagaaaacactggaaaaacaccaTCTGCtgtccgctcactgtatatatatatatatatagagagagagagacggtcagagtcaacttgttcgagACGTCATGTGTTtcacgaatttcggttcgtaatccgaaatttgttcatacgttaagttgaaaaagatcgttcgtaacccaaaatgttcgtatggtaaactgttcgtaactcaagggtctactatGTTTTCTTGTGGTGCATTTAGTGTTGCATTTTGTCATGTGTTTATGGCGGCACCAGGGTTTGTTTTAATCAAACAAGTATAAACAAGTATAAATACAACAGAATTCTGTTGAATCAAAAATATTTTTCTGCTGTAGGACAAAAATATAGCAAATAGTGTGACTCTACTGTGAAGTAAGAAAAACAACTTACCTCAATTTTCCTATAAAGTTTTCACCTCCTCTAGAAAGATCAGTGGGGTCAATTGAGATCAGGTAATTAGAGGTTGTGCTCTTTTTGCGTTTTCTCCCGGCCAGCAAGAAGACCTGCTTTAAATGAAACCCATTTTAAGCATGACACAAATATGCATCTTATAAAAATCTTAAAAGCTTATTCTGAACAAGAGTCTGACATGTTTTGTAGAATGCTAAATATTATAGTTCCATACATAGTGAGTTATCTACAGTATTACATAACATGACTAACCTTTTTATCATTGTCTAGATGAAGGTAGTAAGTAGGATAAAGGCCTCTGTCCATTCCTCTCTTGTCCCGGGTCACCTTGCATTTTACTGTAACACCATGTTGTGCTGGCTGAAGAACAAACTCCTCCAGATCATCAAACTCAATGATGGGTGAAGGGGCCCTTTCCTCCtaaaaaacagaaagcattATCATACTAGCATTAAACTAAATCACCTAACATCCAATATTTTGTAGTATTAAATGTCATGTTCACTCTGAATAGTCAATTTCCATGCAAATGGTCTCTGTCTTATTTGAATTGAAGGTCAATGAGATATTCATGAGATTCATTtctataagtatatatatacgtatatatacagtggggtcaaaaagtatttagtcagccactgattgtgcaagttctcctacttagaaagatgagagaggtctgtaatttttatcataggtacacttcaactatgagagacaaaatgagaaaaaaaaatccaggaaatcacattgtaggatttttaaagaatttatttgtaaattatggtggaaaataagtatttggtcacccacaaacaagcaagatttctggctctcacagacctgtaactttttctttaagaagctcttctgtcctccactcgttacctgtattaatggcacctgtttgacctcgttatctgtataaaagacacctgtccacagcctcaaacagtcagactccaaactcaaccatggccaagaccaaagagctgtcgaaggacaccaggaagaaaattgtagacctgcaccaggctgggaggagtgaatctacaataggcaagcaggttggtgtgaataaatcaactgtgggagcaattgtaagaaaatggaagacatacaagaccattgataatctcccttggggtcaagatctcatcccgtggggtcaaaatgatcatgagaacggtgagcaaaaatcccagaagtacacggagggacctgatgaatgacctgcagagagctgggaccaaagtaacaaaggctaccatcagtaacacactacgccgagagggactcaaatcctgctgtgccaggcgtgtccccctgcttaagccagtacatgtccaggcccgtctgaagtttgccagagagcatatggatgatccagaagaggattgggagaatatcatgtggtcagatgaaaccaaaatggaactttttggtaaaaactcaacttgtcgtgtttggaggaagaagaaaaacccaagaacaccatacctactgtgaagcatggggttggaaacatcatgctttggggctgtttttctgcaaaggggaaaggacgactgatccgtgttaaaagaagaatgaacggggccatgtatcgtgagattttaagccaaaacctccttccatcagtgagagcattgaagatggaacgtggctgggtcttccagcataacaatgatcccaaacacaccgctcgggcaacgaaggagtggctccgtaaaaagcatttcaaggtcctggagtggcctagccagtctccagacctcaaccccatagaaaatttgtggagtctgtgttgcccagcgacagccccaaaacatcactgctctagaggagatctgcatggaggaatgggccaaaataccagctacagtgtgtgcaaacctggtgaagacttacaggaaacgtttgacctctgtcattgccaacaaaggttatgttacaaagtattgagttgaacttttgttattgaccaaatacttattttccaccataatttacaaataaattctttaaaaatcctacaatgtgatttcctggatttttttttctcattttgtctctcatagttgaagtgtacctatgatgaaaattacagacctctctcatctttctaggtaggagaacctgcacaatcagtggctgactaaatactttttggccccactatatatatatatatgtatatgtatatatatatatatatacagtgtatcacaaaagtgagtacacccctcacatttctgcaaatatttcattatatcttttcatgggacaacactatagacatgaaacttggatataacttagagtagtcagtgtacaacttgtatagcagtgtagatttactgtcttctgaaaataactcaacacacagccattaatgtctaaatggctggcaacataagtgagtacaccccacagtgaacatgtccaaattgtgcccaaagtgtcaatattttgtgtgaccaccattattatccagcactgccttaaccctcctgggcatggaattcaccagagctgcacaggttgctactggaatcctcttccactcctccatgatgacatcacggagctggtggatgttagacaccttgaactcctccaccttccacttgaggatgcgccacaggtgctcaattgagtttagtccatcacctttaccttcagcttcctcagcaaggcagttgtcatcttggaggttgtgtttgcggtcgttatcctgttggaaaactgccatgaggcccagttttcgaagggaggggatcatgctctgtttcagaatgtcacagtacatgttggaattcatgtttccctcaatgaactgcagctccccagtgccagcaacactcatgcagcccaagaccatgatgctaccaccaccatgcttgactgtaggcaagatacagttgtcttggtacttctcaccagggcgccgccacacatgctggacaccatctgagccaaacaagtttatcttggtctcgtcagaccacagggcattccagtaatccatgttcttggactgcttgtcttcagcaaactgtttgcgggctttcttgtgcgtcagcttccttctgggatgacgaccatgcagaacgagttgatgcagtgtgcggcgtatggtctgagcactgacaggctgacctcccacgtcttcaacctctgcagcaatgctggcagcactcatgtgtctattttttaaagccaacctctggatatgacgccgaacacgtggactcaacttctttggtcgaccctgacgaagcctgttccgagtggaacctgtcctggaaaaccgctgtatgaccttggccaccatgctgtagctcagtttcagggtgttagcaatcttcttatagcccaggccatctttgtggagagcaacaattttatttctcacatcctcagagagttctttgccatgaggtgccatgttgaatattcagtggccagtatgagagaattgtacccaaaacaccaaatttaacagccctgctccccatttacacctgggaccttgacacatgacaccagggagggacaacgacacatttgggcacaatttggacatgttcactgtggggtgtactcacttatgttgccagctatttagacattaatggctgtgtgttgagttattttcagaagacagtaaatctacactgctatacaagctgtacactgactactctaagttatatccaagtttcatgtctatagtgttgtcccatgaaaagatataatgaaatatttgcagaaatgtgaggggtgtactcacttttgtgatacactgtatatatatatatatatatatatatatatatatatatatatatatatatatatatatatatatatatatatatatatatatatatacacacgtatatacacagtatatttaGCATAAAGATGTTATGCTGTGTAACAGTTGGTATCATGTGGATCCATTtggtaatgaaaaaaaaagaggacactgcTACATTGGAAATAAATACTGATAAGAAcaaacatttccattttttatcATGGAATAATGattgtacagtggtaccctgaaactcaacgtcagttggttctgcgagtggtgttgagtttaaaaggtgtttagttttaaggtattttttcccataaagttaaaaatcaatcaaaaatacaataaaacctgcactttacatttacttctttattgtttccctaTGCTTCTTAACTAGTGGAACtagagaacttataagcagtaataaataagagaggtttagtgtttctatgtcgttcttttaatacattaagttacttttttttaaataagcgttttagactcactaaaaaagctgattcttacaatttctcagaacttcgagctgtaacacaagtttaaaagtgaaacagtgaggaaaatccagataaacacagacacgtggagctttcggagtgaatttgatgattattccacacaaatgcagattcgtctcatctTCGCATGACGTTTtgccgcaccgctcaagccaagtgctaaacaaagcagcagtcgcatacacgttgagtttaaggaaatgtcgagtttaagggtacaaattttttGACGATGtttgttgagtttcaaagattttgagttcaggggacattgagttacaaggtaccactgtatttatataacCAGATATAAAAAATATGTACAACTCGCCATTTACAGTaccttttttccctttttgccttttccctttttctttttttgagtCACATCAGAATCTGACTCATCACTTTTTTCTGCTTTTGCAGAACCTAAAGACAGacaacatcaataataaaagAGAATGCACTGATGTATTTTTGCACGTCTGTTGTCTTTACATATAACCCAATAAAAATTACTTGAGCACAGTAATATAGTACACAATTGTTTTTTCTCCTAGTTCTATTCCCAACAGAACTCACTTTTAGGCTTTTTAGACTTCTTGTCCTTGTCTTTGTCTCCAGCTGCTTGGAACATTGAAGCTGGGTTTGAGCTGCTTTTCTTTTTGCTCTTGCTGGTTTTGCTTTCTAGTTCACTCTCATCTTCACTGTCAGATTTGGCAGCTGGTGTCAAAATGCATTGCATCAACAACACACAAAATATAAAGGAATATGAAATTCACACAGAGGtatttacacacatacagatcaTTTGAAGAGAGACACCAAAACATACACTTATTGTCTGCTTGTATCACTTTTAGTAGCAACAACTGCAATTACTGGAGATTATATTCAACAGAACCAACgtcagggcggcatggtggctcggtggatagcactgtcgcctcacagcaagaaggtcctgggttcgatccccaggcggggcagtccgggtccgttctgtgcggagtttgcatgttctccccgtgtctgcgtgggtttcctccgggagctccggtttcctcccacagtccaaaaacatgcagtcaaagtTATtaggagacactaaattgccctataggtgaatgggtgtgagtgtgtgtctgccctgcgatggaataggcccccacgaccctaattagataagtggttaagagagtgagtgagaaccAATGTCCTCCAAAATGTTTTTTCTTTCAACTAATCAGTCTACAGGACAACAGTACAAAGGCTTTGGCATACGTGGCACAAGCTTTTATATTCCTTAAGTCAGCAGTAGTATTTACCTTGTAACTATTCTGTGGATACCTTTTTTGCAGATCTGTTTTTAATGGTGGGACACTTGAATAGTAAGGCCCACAGtttcttttctgtttgctttagtTTTTGTGGCTTGCCATCAATGCACATTTGGAGGAATTTTTATAGACCAGCCACTTCTGGAAGATTCACCAATGTTTTAAGTTTTCTCCATTTAGAGATACTGACAGTTAATGTAGTTCACTAGAGCCCCAAAGCAATAGAAATGTAATCCTTGTTATGTGTATGGTTGTTAACAAAATTTAAACTTATTTTACATTGCAAGGAAGGGGCAATGGGTAGCCTGTGAGCCTAGTAGTAGAGCTTTTGACAATTAATTGAAAGGtttagagtttgaatcccaattCTGCCATGTAGtcgctgttggacccttgagcaaagccctcaaCCTTCGGCTCCAGGAGTGCCGTATAATAACTGTtgctgcgctctgaccccagcttccaaacaagcaagGATATGCAAAGAACGAATTGTTGTACTGTATACctgtatataaaacaaataaaggcattctgttctaTTTGAGAGAAATGATTTTTAGATTCACCAGGGCTGACAGTCATTAAGCTCAGATGTGctaataattattacatttaatacaacATTTAATTACAACTAAATGGCTAACTAATtttctccacacagaaacattctgatataattattaaaaagtgtattttgtttttactcAGGTTATctctgttttatatttaaatatgtctgAAGATCTGGTCCAGTTTTATGTAAAGTGAACAAAAATGGTTATGGCTTTGTACTGAAGCAAACCAACCATTTAATATATACAATtacataattataaaacacattttcaataACCTTTCTTTTTACTCTTGGTCTCAGGTTTGTCTCCATTTATCTGGAACATGGAAGCCGGCTCCTTCTTTTTAGTCTTGGACTTTTCGTTACCATTCTTGTCCTCTTTGTCATCTAAATAAGGTGGTTGACAAATAGTTACAAGAGAGTAACAAGAGAACAATGTAAACACATTACTGGAGACTTCAGAAAACTAACAGATATTATGCAATACATTAGTTTGTGGTGTTTTCAAGCATCAGATGGGTTTACAACCGCTGGGTGTTGACAGAGTGATACATTGGCTGTGCATTTTGAAGCATACTCATGCAGCATTGCATCAGTACCATATCCACCAGAAAAACATAGTCAAGCATGTCAGTAGAAGACCACATCAGAATTCACTTCTATCAGCCTAGAATGAAAAATCTAAGGCTACAGAGGGTGGAGGATCACTGATAATGGATAAGTAAAGATTGAAAAAATATGAGGCCTGGTATTTTATAATGCTTTTTCGCTcaccattgttttttttgttttttttttttctatttttccaacctttccccccaattttctcccctaatctagtcgtgtccaattaccccgatTGCATCCTTCACTGATTCAatcctccaccgctgactgaggacgcttctcaactgacacacctccctccgacacatgctcagtacagactgcatttttcacccgcacaagttgagttcatatataccgatcagcactgtgtacggagagccacaccgtgatccgagtcaagtcacgagtctttaggctagagtccgagtcaagtcacgagtctttaggctagagtccgagtcaagtcacgagtctttaggctagagttcgagtcgagtcacgagtctttaggctagagtccgagtcaagtcacgagtctttaaactagagtccgagtcaagtcacgagtcaatataatatacacaaaacatatattggtaatgtagcgtagaaataaacaaataatatgtaagttcagataaaaaacaacaacagattagtgactgtattttgctgttttacttcgtgcctctactttcctaggtaccagttacaagcttaaactgacgttttgttttcattgcaaattacagcacagcggccaaaatcccaaacacagcaaaaaatccataatactgcttaccacGTACTACATTACTacgttccagatgctattaaatttataagtgtgctgtcccattaggaatataatctgttattttgtaaataacctccaaacttttcccagttgtgaagtaaaacacgaactcgttagaaagccaatcaagcgtttcattgacaatcatttgtgtgatgctgcaaactaaatacatgcaaataacagcatttcttactaaaaactgtctgattggttcagaaagaggttcttacaatcattagcggcaattctgtaggagggtttcattcacattatctgttactgtgtaGTGCACtgcgtagggtattccaccattttaactCGGACTCTGGTGCAGGcatcattaatcagccagcaggggtcgtaattgcgaggacccatgatccggcttgtccctaaccctatgaacaacagccagtcgttgttcatgcagccgcccagcccagctagcgtttcaatacgatgtattcataaaacccagctctggtgtgctagcgtattttaccgctgcgccacctgagcggctattgcTCACCATTGTTAAGAAGAGTATGACTAGACCATTTTTCTATGGCCTCTCAATAACAAGATGCTTTTCCTAGAAAAATGTTTATTCAATGTCTGTTTCCACTTTTTTGCTCTATTTTGTGTAAACTTTAGAAAATGTTATTCATAAAGGTTTCAGATCAGTCATTTCTGACCTACTTGAACCAGCCTATCAAGCAGCAGCCACCATGCCACTGCCACTCACAGTAACATCACATTTTTCTTGTTCTGACgtttaatataaacattaaCTGGAGCTCTTGACACCTTTACCATAAAGTGTCTGATTAATTACTAAAAACTTTTTACACTTCATCACATCTAGGTGATACACTTATAGAAAACACTGAATGACTAAATAATCTCACTACCTCAAAATAAGAGACCTGATTCCAAATCAGTTATGCAGTCTCCTCAGGAAATCAAGCCTGGTTTAATCCTATTACACTGCCAAAACCTAATCttttccaaagacatgtaatCCACAACTTTCAACTGTACAATGCAATCTGAGAAAGGTTAGAAAATCGATTATAAATgcataccgatcagccataactttaaaaccacctccttgtttttactctcactgtctattttatctgctccacttaccatatagaagcactttgtagttctacaattactgactgtagtccatctgtttctctgcatgctttgttagccccctttcatgctgttcttcagtggtcaggacccctacaggaccactacagagcaggcattatttaggtggtggattattctcagcactgcagtgacactgacatggtggtggtgtgttagtgtgtgttgtgctggtatgagtggatcagacacagcagcactgctggaatttttaaacacctcactgtcactgctggactgagaatagtccaccaaccaaaaatatccagccaacagcaccccatgggcagtgtcctgtgaccactgatgaaggtctagaagatgaccaactcaaacagcagcaatagatgagcgatcgtctctgactttacatctacaaggtggaccaactaggtaggagtgtctaatagagtggacagtgagtggacatggtatttaaaaactccagcagcgctgctgtgtctgacccactcataccagcacaacacacactaacacaccaccaccatgtcagtgtcactgcagtgctgagaatgatccaccacccaaataatacctgctctgtagtggtgctgtgggggtcctgaccatagaagaagagagtgaaagcaggctaaaaaaaagtatgtagagaaacagatggactacagtcagtaattgtagaactacaaagtgctcctatatggtaagtggagctgataaaatggacagtgtgtgtaggtggttttaatgttatggctgataagtgtatagTTACACCTTTAAATCTGTCATGGAAGTGAATGTATAATTAATGATCATAAAAGGGGGGTAAACACTTAGAATGATATAGTACATGAATGATATTGAACATGAGGCTCACCTTTAGCTTTGgatttcttctctttttctttgtctttgccaTCAGAACTGTCTTTTGGagacttttttttaatctttttccgTAATGCCTTTTCTtcttcaccatcatcatcattttccTCAGTTGAGCCTAAATCATGTTAAACATAAATGCATGttccaaaagtgtaaaaatcaCTTCAGACAAGTATGAAGAATTATTATGTTGCCATGTGCTGTAAACACATCATTATTAAAACATCTCACTCTTCTTCTTTGAGGCActtttggttttcttttttgGTTCAGGCTTGAGTGGAGATTCCTTCTCTTTCTCCttctctgttttctttttcttcactTTTTCACCATCTgtttgaatgttttaaaattctgtTACTTCAAGCTTAATTATGTTATAAGAGGTTGGTTTGTAATAGACTGTTGCATgttgagcagtgtgtgtgtgcgcgcactaTTTTTGATCTTACTCTGGGTGGCCGGGCTGTTCTCAGTTGATATTTCTTCATTTTTCTTGCTCTTGCTCTTTTTGGGTTTAGCTTCTGA contains these protein-coding regions:
- the LOC134316325 gene encoding tubby-related protein 1-like, giving the protein MSTDKKPKKKKAESPTAESNGSEAKPKKSKSKKNEEISTENSPATQNGEKVKKKKTEKEKEKESPLKPEPKKKTKSASKKKSSTEENDDDGEEEKALRKKIKKKSPKDSSDGKDKEKEKKSKAKDDKEDKNGNEKSKTKKKEPASMFQINGDKPETKSKKKAAKSDSEDESELESKTSKSKKKSSSNPASMFQAAGDKDKDKKSKKPKSSAKAEKSDESDSDVTQKKKKGKGKKGKKEERAPSPIIEFDDLEEFVLQPAQHGVTVKCKVTRDKRGMDRGLYPTYYLHLDNDKKQVFLLAGRKRKKSTTSNYLISIDPTDLSRGGENFIGKLRSNLMGTKFTVFDNALHPDRALPDMSNARQELAAIIYETNVLGMKGPRRMTVIIPGMNKDGERVPIRPRNETDGLLTRHQNRNMENLIELRNKTPVWNEETSSHVLNFNGRVTQASVKNFQIVHNKDQDYIVMQFGRVADDAFTLDYNYPLCAVQAFAIALSSFDGKIACE